The window AAGTAAGCTGTTGATTCACACATTTTATAATTCCTCCCTGTTAATAGACAAAAAGATTCCCCTAAAGCTATCTTCAAAAAGCCTTAAAGAAATCTTCATGATTTCTATATTACATTCTATTATCTTCTTATTAAAGTATATCATGTTGATTTTGTTTTATCAATATTATCTCTTTTTATTCCAATCATCATTTGAATATTTTTCATACAGCTGTGTTGCAAGTTTCATTTCATAATCAGATAATTCATCTTCATATATTTCTATATTAAAATGTTTCTCTAATGCTTTAATAATATTTTCCTCTAAAATATCTATATCTATTTTAATTCCCAGTTCATTTTCTATTCCACTAGCCTTTTTCAAAGTTATTCTTTTTAGCTTTTCTTTTTTTGACTCATCTATCTTTATAGTAGAAATTAATTTATCTACATCAAAATCAAGAACTATAGAACCATGTTGAAGAATTATACCTTCTTTTCTAGTTTGAGCACTTCCAACTACCTTTTTATTATTTATACTTATCTCATAGTGAGATTTAGAATTAAAACACACAGAGCTTTTATCGCTTTTTATATCTTTATGAGCTCTAGTTAATGGATCTATCTTAACTCCACTCATCTCAAGACCATTTGCAAGTCCTTCACTTATATACCTGTAAGTTTGCATTATTCCTCCATTCATCAATGGATTGTTTTCATCTATTACAATACTATATGTAAGCTCATCGTCATGCAAAACCGCCCTTCCCCCTGTTGTCCTTCTTACAAAATCAATTCCTAATCTTTTACACGTATCTATATCTATTTCTTCTTCCATCTTCTGAAAATATCCTATACTAACACAAGCTGGTTTCCAAGTGTAAAATCTAATAGTGGGATCCACCTTTTTTTCTTTGTATGATTTCATAATAGCTTCATCTATAGCCATATTCATGAATCCATCATATGTTGTATTTCTTATTACTCTCCACTTTTGCACTTATCTCACCTCTATGTTCATTCCAAGTTCTGATATAGCTTTTAAACATTCGTCATCTGTTAGTTCTCTAGAATAATTATATATAGTTCCTCCAGGTCTTTCATTATAATACGGTCTGTTACAGTCTTTACATCCAGATATCAAAAAAGGTATACCTCTTTTTATATCATAATTTTCTTTACGCTTTATATTTTTTATATTTTTTAATTCTCTATTCACAAACTCAAAATCTTCTTTTTTATACCCACACTTAATTAAATATGTCATAAGTTGAACTTTTCTGTAATCCTGTATCCTCGGCTGTTTTTTATTTTCAAGCTTAGTTCCTTTTATAGGTGTAAATGCAAATAAACTTACAGTTACATTATTATCTATCAATTCTTTATATAAATCAAATATATCCTCATGATTCTCTCCAAGGCCTATTATTATATGAGTGCTTATTTTGTCTTTATATCTATTTCCCATTTTTTTTATAAATTGAACTTTTTCATCAAAATTATTTCCCTTTATTTTTTCATATAACTCTTTATTAGCAGCATCTATTGCAAGACCAACATTATCCACACCAATATCAAATAAATTTTTCATTTCTTCTTCAGTCTCAACCTTTGCAGATAATGATATAGGAAATTCAAGACTTGCTTTTATATATCTTATAAACTCCTTAGACATTTCTAACGCTTCATTTGTTCCCATAGCTTGAACACAAATTCGTTTTATATTTCCTCTTCTATAATTTAATAAAGATGCTAGTATATCATCTTTATTATACTTTGGCCAAAGCACTCTGGAGAGTTTATCCTTTCTAGATGTACTCTCTATTGATTGAGAACAAAAAGCACACTTATTATTACACCCATTTCCAATCATTATATAAGCTGTAGTAGGATTAATATCCATAGTGGCATTAACTAATCCAATTTCAATAGCACTTCCATAAGATAAATTGATCATAATACACAACACCTCTCAAATTCTTGTATATTACATTTTATTTTCATAGCTTCCTTTATAGCTTCTTTAGACGGCATTACTATATTGTTTATTCCACTTAATATAGCCATTTTATCTAATTGCTTTCTATATTGCCCTCTAGGCCTCATGCATCCTAAGTTTATATGTATATTTGGAAATTTTATTCTTGCTTCACATATAACATCTATTACATCTTCTATTTTAGGTGGTTGAATCTTTTCAAATTCAGTTCCCTTAGTGGGAATTAGAACTATAAATGTTATACAATCAGGATTCTGAGTTTTCAAATATTCCAAAGCATCGTACTCTCCTTTTATTTGCCCAGAGTCCATACCTATGCAAATATGAGGAACTACTCTTGTATGTTTTTTTAATATTTCGTATGATTTTATATAATCTTCTTTTTTCTTATCTATTTTATATACATTCTTTATAGTTTCATTATTTAATAAAATATCAAACGAAGCTACATCTATATAATCTGATATTTTTTTTACATCATCTTCATCCATAAGCCCTAAATGAGCATTAATTTTATATCCCTTATTTTTTAGATTTTTAATATCTTCTAAATGATTAATAATAGGTACATTCCCATCAAAAGAGCATCCCCCACTTATTAAAAAGCTATCAACATTCCTATGCTTCATCTTTTCGTCTATTTCATTTATATCTGTCATATTCTTAAGATAATGACCATTGCAGTGAGCACACTTCAAGCTACATTCATTTCCTGTGGTTGTAACAGCTAACGTCTTGTTAGGATATGAAAATATAATGTTTTTTCCAAAGTTATTTTCTTTAACCTTAAGAGCTTTAACCATCTTATCTTCAAGCTTCATACTAACACCCCAATGATGCTTTTACACTAGGGAATTTTTCTATATCTGTATGTGGCAAAAAGCACGCTGATATAAATTCATCCATATAGCTTGGATATACACTAAGCTCTACATAAGTCATAGAATCCGAACATTCCTCAAGCTTACATCTTGCATCTTCACTAGTTAAAGCAAGATAACATCCCATTAAAGAGCTATTTCCTATATACGAATACTTATTTTTATCTACATCCGGAAGCATACCTATTAATATAGATTTTTCTATGTTTAAACTACTTCCTATACCTCCCGCTATCAATACCTTATCTATCATATCAAAATCCATACCTAGACTTTCAACCAATGTAATTATTCCAGAATATACTGCTCCCTTTGCCCTTATAAAACTATCTATATCAACCTCTGTTATAGTTATATCACGTTCTATATTATAATCTTCTTTAAATGCAAGTACGTATTCCCCTATTTCATTTTCATCAAATCGTATTCTATTAGAATTTATATTTTCATTTATTTTTCCTCTTCTATCAATAATATTATTTACAAGCATTTCTGCTATTAAATCTATTATTCCAGAACCACATATTCCCTGTGGTTTATCATTCGATATTATACCAAGAGTTGGGTTTAATGTATCTTTATCTATTCTAATTTTCTCAATAGCACCACTTGATGCTCTCATTCCACAACTTATCTCTCCTCCCTCAAATGCAGGACCAGCAGAACAAGCACATGTCATCAAATAATCTTTATTGCCAAATACTATTTCCCCATTAGTTCCCAAATCTATAAACAAAACATTCTCATCAGATGACCAAATTCCTGATGATAATACACCTGCTGTAATGTCGCCACCTACATAACTCGCAACACAAGGAGTTATATATATATACGCATCACTATTAATTTCGATTTCAAGTTCTTTAGCTTGTATATAAGGTGATTTTGAAAATGCTGGTATATAAGGTTCCATTCTCAAATAATCAGGATATACATTCAATAATAAATGAGTCATTGTTGTATTTCCACCAGCTACAAGGGCTGTAATATCATTTTTATCAATGCCTAATTCATTGTACATACTTTCCAATATAGGGTTTATAGTTTCATGTACAATAGCTTTATTTAATTTTTCAAGGCCATCTTTCTTAGTTGAATATATAATCCTATTTATAACATCTGCTCCATACTTTATTTGAGCATTACCCGAAGAAGCTTTAGCTACTATTTTCCCTTTGTAAAGATCTACTATACAAGCTGCAACTGATGTCGTCCCTATATCAAGTGCAACCCCATAAAATTTATCTGTCGTATCACCAGACTCTATATTTACTATATTAGTAGTATTACCTGCTTTTGGTATATGAGTTATTGTCACGTTAAAGTTTCCCTCTCTCAATATATTAGGAATCTTTCTTATAGTTTCTATCTTACAAGTAACCTTTTCATATCCAAAAGTATTTCTTAAATGTCTTTTTATTCTATCAAAATCAGATATATTATCATCAAGATTTGGTAACTCTATAGTTACATAATTTTTTCTAACATACGATTTAAATTCCATATGATTTTTACTTATTAATTGTTTACAATTTTCAAGTAGTTTTTTGTATACATCGCTAGAAGAATCTTCTATTTTCATTTTATTCATAGAAGATGATAATTTACTAGGTACTTCTACTTGTATATCCTCTATAACTTTACTATTACATGCTAGTACATATCCACTATCAAACTCTTCATCCGTTATATGAGTAGTTTTTTTAGTATCTACTCTTCCATTTATAATTTTCACTTTACATTTTCCGCAGGATACATTTCCGTTACAAGGTGCATCTATAAAAATATTCGCTTTTCTAGCTACCTCAAGTAAATTATCTTTATATTTACAGACAACTTCTATATTCTGTGGCATAAACTTTACCTTTATCACTTTATATCCCTCCAAAAAATACTTCCCCAGGAAAGCCCTAGGGAAGTTTATTTTTTTATTTATGCTAAAGCAGTCTCATAATTATTAGAATCTAATAATTCATCCACCTCAGACATATCTTTTATTTTTATTTTTACAATCCATGCATCATATGCATTTTCATTCATATATTCTGGCTCATCATCTAATTTTTCATTTATTTCTAGAACTTCACCAGATATAGGTGCTAATAGATCAGATGCTACCTTTGAAGATTCTACTACTCCGAATTCTTCTCCTTTTTCTATTTCATCTTCTACTTCTGGCATTTCAACAAATAAGATTTCTCCTAATTGATCTTGAGCATAATCAGTAATTCCTATATAAGCTTCATTACCTTCTATTTTTACCCAAGTATGATCTTTAGTATATTTTAAAGTAGATGGATAATTCATACTTATACCCCCTTACATAACTTCTTCCATTTGTAATGCTGGATGACCTTTTTCTTCTAAGAATGCCAATACATCCTCAGATTCAGTAGCTATAGTTTCATCACATATCATATCTGTAAAGTTTTCTATTCCATATAATTCTTGAATAGTAGCATTTAATTTTTCACTTACATAGTCTTTTAATTCTTTTGGCATCCAAACAATTCTTCTATTTCCTTCTTCTGCTGCTACGAACTTCTTAGATGAAATAAATTGTCTACCATGACCCATGAATCCTGGAGTTTGAACTCCTCCACCTGTCATAGATGCAAGTTCTCCAAATGTCATTCCAAGAGGTGTTATTCCTGCATGCTCTCTATTAACTATTACAAGTCCATTAGCTTCTGGCATTATTCCACATATACATTCAAAACATCCACAAGAAGTCATAGGATCTTCCATTATACTGTAAAGTGTTACTCTTTCTACTGCTCCTTGAGAAATTTGAGCTACGGTTTCATTAACAGCACTCCAAACTCCCAATTTTTCATCTTCAATACCATCTTTTGGTACTGGTTGACAAGGTCCTGTAGGATCCAATTCTTTAGTAGCCTTACCATCTAACCAACTTACAGCTCCGCAAAGACCTTGTCTTTCTGGAGTTACTATACATACATGTGCTGGAGCAAATGATTGACATAAGTTGCAAGAATAAAATTCATTTACACTCTCATCTGTTAATGATGCAAGTCTTGAATCCCTTGCTTCATATTTAGCTACAGCATACTTTGCTTTAAGCTCAGATACTTTTTCAGGATCAGTTACTATAGTTATTTGACACTTATCAACAACTGATTCAAACTCATCATGCATCTTAGCATATAAAACTTCACCTATGTGGTTTAATCTAAATCCTTTATCATTGGCTTCTTTACCTATTCTTATCCAAGTTATATCTCTTTGACCTACATGCATTACACCTTCAATGTAATTCATAAAGTAGTGAATACGTCTTTCAAGTACAGGTTCGAAATCATCTTGCATATTCTTACCAGCAATTTCTACAAATACTGCTAAAGGTAATCTTCCTGGTGCATCTTGAATAGTATCTATATCCGGTCCTATTATTTCAATTTTATGATCTTCAACTTCAGAAAGTTCTCTTTTCATTACTAATTCCCAAGATTCAGTTTTTCCTCCACCAAATTCTGCAAACATATCACCTTTTCTAATTCTTTCACCTTCAAATGCTGCTGCAAAAGATACAGGTATAGGAATTTCAGTTATTTTTATCTTTATTCCTCTAGCTTCAAGTGATGTAGCTACGAATTTGTCATAGTCTTTTTGAGTTAAAAGTCTAGTTGGAACTTCAAACACATCTTGATCTGTTATAACAGGGAATCCTAAAGCTATAGCTCCAGCTCCACAAGATACAACAAGCTCACTTAAAGGTCCAAATGCATTTACAAATGCTGGAACTCTATTAAGTGTATAATCTAATAATCCTTCTAAATCTCCTGGTTCTAATCCTCCGAATATAAGAGCCGCTCTAACAGCTACAGATACAACGTGTATTACAGATGTAACATCATATCCTAAAGGTATTACCCTTAAATCAAGACCCATCTTAACATCTGCTTCTATAGCTTGATCTATAACCTTACCAACTAAGAATGTTAAAAGTCCTTTAGATTGATAATCTTTTATAATTTTTGATGCTGTTTCAGCATCAGGACATTCTCCTAATACAACTGCAACACCAGGTATATCTCCTGTAACCAGAGGAACTCCTAGTGAACGAATTATAGGGTCACTTATATGTCCAGCACATGGAGCTTCATAAGGAGCATCCATAGTAGAATATTTTATAGCCTCTATAACTTCAGCAGCAACAGCAGTTCCAAGACCTGCATTAAGTCCATTTTCTAAGTTTTCTTTTTCTTCTCCTATTAAGCTTTTAACAACTCCCAATGCCTTTTGAAGATCAGCAAAACTTTCCATCTTAAGTCCTGTAGCTGCATATATAATAGGAAGTGAATATGCAGTATCAGGAAAAGCAACTTTATGATCAAGTCCTTTTTCTTCTATACTTTTATTTAAAAAATCAGTAGCCGCTTCTAATGCTTGGTTAGATCCTGTGAATATAGTTTTAAATAAACTCATGTTTCTATCCCCCTAAATAATTTATTTTAAATCTCCTATAATTCTAAATAAGAATCAGCATATAATATATTTCCTTTTATAACATCACATGATTTTATTGCCTTCATAAGCTCTTTGTCACATGGATTTATTATAGCTGAGCTAAATCCATTAGCCATAGCCATTGATAAGAAAGCTGAATCAAGTATAGGTCTTATATCTTTTGGAGCTCCATTTGATATATTAGAAAGACCTCCTGTAGTTTTAAGTCCCATTTCAGTCATCATTCTTATAGCTTCTAAAACTTCCATTTGTTTTTCTTGCATTCCCTTTATTACAAGGCAAAGTGGATCAAATAATATATCTTCAGGATCCATTCCAAGCATCATACCTTTTTCAAGTAATTCTGTACAATAACCCATACGTTCATCATTATCTCTAGGAATACCTTCTTTAGCACATAATGCAATACACTTTGCATCATATTCTGCTGCTAAATCCAAAAGATCAATTCTAGGTCCTGCATCAGCAGAGTTTACAAGTGGTTTTCCATTTTCTCTATTATAAACCTTAAGACCAGCTTCTATAGCTTTTTTATTAGCCGTATCAAGAGCTATTGGTATATTGTTGAAGTTTTCTTGAATTAATTTAACTCCCCAAGTCATTAATTCTTCTCCATTTCTTTCAGCGGGTCCTATATTAAAATCTATATAATGAGCTCCTGCATCAATTTGTTCTTTAGCTCTTTTTAAAATTGGCTCAGGATTTTTTTCTTCTAATGCCTTTCTTATACTTGGCGAAATGCAGTGAATTCTCTCTCCTATTATCATAAATCTTTCCATTAATGATTACCCCCTTTTTATAATGAAGGAAGGATTAAATCCTTCCTTTTCAATTAAGCCTTAGCAGTTCTTAATTCTTCATTAAAATCTCTTAAGAATTTAGGAAGTTCCATAGCTTCGTTAGTTCCTATAACAACATCCCATCCAGGTAAATTATCTTCAATATCACCTTTTAAAACAGCTACTTTTCCAGGTATTATAAGTTTTCTACATTTAGTTTGTTCTGATACTCCACTTTCTTTAATAAAGTTTGAAATACTACTTCCTCCAAATTTACCAGCAGCCCAAGCTGTTAAAACAGAATATCCTCCTGCATCTGGTATTGCAAGCCACATTGGAACTTTAGATCTCTCTATCTCTCCAGCTATAATAAAGTAAGTAAGAGCAAAGTCAACAGTTACAAGAACTGGAGAATTTTCATCTGGATTATTTATAGGATAAATCTTAGGTTCAACTCTCATAGGTCTTTGAGGATCTGTATATATATTTTGTCTTAGAGCAAATAATGGAAGCGCTCTAGAATAATCTATATCATCAAGAACTATTATAGATCCATACTTAACTGTGAATAAAGAAGATATAGCAACCTCCATGTACTTATCATCCTTAGCTATTTCATTTGCAAATACAACTGAAGGATATCCAAATGCTCTATCTCCCTCTTTTAAAGCAATTCTTCTTATCTGAACTGCATTAGTAAAAGCTTCCTTAACATTATTACTAGTAGGATCTAAAATTAACTCTTTGTATCCTAATTTGTGAATATCTTCTACTAAACTATATAACTCTTCAAGATTATCAGCTTTAACACCTAATGCTAATTTATCAGCTTTAACAAGTTCTACCATTTCCTTGTAGTTTTCTTTGTTAGCTCCATATACTATAGGATTTTCTCCCTTAACTATTTCAAGAGCTTCTTTTAATACATCTATATCTTCACAAATTAACATATAAGCTACTTTTATTTCACTATTCTTAACTGTGTTTATTAATTTAATATAATTTTCTTTATTACCACTGTATTTTAAGGCCGCTATTTCAACTTTCATTTCTTCGCCGATTCTTATGTAATCAACTTTTTTGATGTTCTCTATTTTATTATTTACAGTTTCATCATCCATAGAATCAGTGAATAATACTGCAAATCTATTTCTATTAACCAAGCTCTTTTCATGTCTGAAAAGTACTGTTTCTCCACCTAATTTATACTCATTTTCACCTTTACCTATAGTTAAAGTTTTCATAGGTGGTGCAGTAGCATCTGAAAGCTTAGCTAATGCTTCATCACTCATATGAGGACATTTTGATATTTCAGCTGCTCCTGCTGCAACCTTCATAGAAAACGCCATACATGTTGGAAATCCACAATCTTTACAGTTTTTCTTTGGAGATAACTTAAATATATCTAATCCTTTTAAAGCCATTTTTCTTTCCCCCTTAACACCTCTATTTATTATGCTAATTCACATACAAATTTTTTCATAGTTTCTAAAGACTTAGGATGACGAAGTATAACTGCGTTCGCTCCCCCCACTATCATGCTAGATGCAGTTGATATTTCCATAGTTATTCCTCTTTCTTCTTTACATCCCCACTCTGGAGCATCTTCAACATCAGCAACAGACTCTTTAACTGACCAAGCTTCAGAAGAAACAGGTGCCATTATAGGCATTTGAAGAGTTTTATCATTTTGACCAAACGCTGCAAGTCTAATTCTATCTAAAGTTGTAGCAACATACTCATATCCATATCCTACAGCAGAACAACCTACATTCATAACTATGTTTTCTTCTTTAACTCCAAGTTGATTTAACAATACATTTAATTGTTTAGCTAAGTTTATATCAACAGAAGACTCAGCTCCTACCTTATGAGGATAGGCAAGTCCAGCTGCTGCTCCTACAGCCTTATAGTTTTCTTCAACTGCTGCTAAGAATAAACAGTTCTTTCCATCAACTGCTGCTGCTACTTTCTCAAATACCTTAGCATCTTTTTCAAAGTTACCACATCCTGAAATAACCAATGGTAACTCAATATTTTCAACTACATCCTTTGCAATTTGTGCACACTCTTCAGCTGATCTATTTAGTCCATTAGGATCAGCTCCTACGAACTTTATGCATATGAAATCAGGTTTCATTTCTTTTTCTACAAATTTAGCCCACTCTACTGAATTTTGAGCTACATCCTTGTATAAATTTTTTAATTCTTCTATCCAATTTTCTGGAAATACATCTAATATTTCTACTCCCATTTTAGGTGTGTTTCCACAATCTCCATCAAAGCTGTAAAATGGCATTACATTTTCTCCACCTAATTTTAAAGCTTTTTCTCCAGTTCCAATTTCAACTTCTGAAATTCTTCCTGCATATTTTTGAACAGACATCTTAAATGCCACAAAAATCGCCCCCTTAATAACTACTTTTTTAAATTTCTATTTTAGATAATATTTCTTTAATAGCTAATTTAGATTTATTGTCTTCTGGTAACTTAACCAGTGGTATTCCACTTGAATCATACTCATATATCATCTCATCCATAGGAACTACACCTATTAAATTCAGACCTTGAATTTCAATTTCTTCTTTTATACCCTCATGTAATTGTCCATCTTTAGCCTTATTAACTATTAACTGTATATTGCTAACTTTTAGATCCAGCTCTTTTACAAGAGATTTTATTCTCCCAACAGCTTGAATACTTCTTCTTGCACAATCACTTACAAGGAATAAAGTATCTATATGTTTAGTAGTTTTTCTACTTAAATGCTCCATACCTGCTTCATTATCTATAACTAAATACTTATAACTATCAGATAATGAATCTGTTTGTTCTCTTAAAACCCCATTAACATAACAGTAACATCCTTGACCTTCTGATCTCCCCATAACCAAAAGATCATATCCATTTCCTTCTGTTATAGAAGTATTTAATTTATACTTTAAATATTGAGCTTTAGTCATACCACCTGGAAATCCATTCCCAGAGATTTCTCTTTGATTTACCTCTTCTCTTATCTCCCCTATAGTACTTCCTACCTCTACTCCTAATACCTCATTTATATTTGCATTTGCATCTGCATCAACAACAAGTATTGGATTTTGTCCTTTTTTTACTAAATTGTCTATTAAAAGCCCTGTCAAGCTAGTTTTTCCAGTTCCACCTTTTCCTGCTACAGCTATTGTATATCCCATAACTCTACCCCCTATCTCATATGATAGACAGAGCTTTTAATAAAGCTCTATCTTTATTAAGCGTCAGCTTTTGCTTTTGTAACTGAGTGTACACATTCTCCATGTACATCATGTAAAGCTTCCATCAATCCCTCTGATAATGTTGGATGTGGATGAATAACATCTCCTACTTGTTCTACAGTAAGACCTAAGTGAACAGCTAAAGTAAGCTCTGTTAGCAAATCTGTAGCATGAGGACCAACTATAGACGCTCCTACTACCTTATCTTCATTATCTGCTAATATCTTTATAAATCCTTGGAATTTTCCTATTGCTTGAGCTTTTCCAAGTCCTCTAAACTCAAATTTACCTATTTTATACTGTATACCTTTTTCCTGTAATTGCTTTTCAGTCAATCCAACTCCTGCAACCTCAGGTTCTGTATATACGCATCTTGGAATAGCTGTATAATCTATCTTTTTATCTTTTCCAAGAGCGTTCTGAACTGCTACCATACCTTCCTTAGAAGCTACATGAGCAAGGAATGGACTATTTACTATATCACCTATTGCAAAAATTCCCTCTACATTTGTTTGCATCTTTTCATCTACTACTATTTTTCCTCTTTCTACTTCAATTCCAAGATCTTCTATTCCTAAGTTCTCAAGATAAGGTTTTCTACCGACAGAAACTAACATAATATCAGCTTCTACAGATTTCCCATTATCCAGATTTGCTACAATTTTTTCACCTTCAATATTACATTTTTGTATTTTTTTACCTGTTAATAGTTTAATTTTATCCTTTTTAAAGCTTCTTTGCAACTGTTTAGCGACATCTTTATCTTCAAAAGGAAGAACTTGATCATTCATTTCAACAATTGAAACTTCAGTTCCTAAAGTTCTAAAGAATTGACCAAACTCACATCCAATTACTCCTCCACCAACTATCAACATAGATTTTGGAAGTTCTTTTAAATTCAATGCCTCATCACTAGTTATAACCTTTTCTCCATCATATGGAAACATAGGAGGTACTATAGGAACCGATCCTGTTGCAAGTATTATTTTATCCGCTTTTATTACTTCTTTTGATCCATCCTCTTTAGAAACTTCTATTTCATTCTTACTAATTAATTTTCCAAATCCGTTCACAAGCTTTACGCCTTTTTTATCAAATAAAAATTCTATTCCTTTTACAAGTTGATCTACGATTTTATCTTTTCTATTCATCATAGATTCAAAATTAGCATCTATAGTGCCATCTATATTAATACCATAGCTTTTAGACTCTCTCACATTCATCAACATCTCTGAACATGCCAGCAAGGCCTTAGTAGGTATGCATCCAACATTTAAGCAAGTTCCACCTACTTTTCTCTTTTCTATTAAGGTAACATCTGCACCCATCATAGATGCTTTAATAGCCGCTACATATCCCCCTGGGCCTCCGCCTATTACTGCTATTTTCATCTAAAATCCCCCAACTTTCTCTATTTTTATACATTTTTCGTGTATATTTATGCATAGATATGTATAAATAAAGCCATCCTACTGTTTTTGTGTTAAAACAACATATGACTGTCTAATAATTTTTATTGAGTAATTCTATAATCCAGCAGCATCTAATATTGCTGGTACATTTTCTTCTGCTCCAATTGCCATTATGTGCACTCCATCACATAAGCCTTCTTCTCTTAATTGTTTTATAAATTCTCCAGAAATTTTAATTCCCTCTTGAACTCTTGCATTTGCCTTTAATTTCTTTATTTCTTTTTCTGTTGCTCCATCTGGTATTTCTACATTATTAGCAGCAGCCTTTATTCTTTCTATAACTTCTTCTGGTACATATATTCCCGGAACATTAGCATTCATAAATCTAGCCATTCCAACATTTTTTAGAGGTATTATTCCAGCTAATACTTTGCAATCTAAATGTTTAGTTTTTTCTCTAAACTCTTTCATAGTATCTATATCAAATATAGCTTGAGTTTGGAAGAATTTAGCCCCTGCTTTTATCTTCTTTTCCATTTTAAGTATTTG is drawn from Tepidibacter hydrothermalis and contains these coding sequences:
- a CDS encoding lipoate--protein ligase family protein, producing the protein MQKWRVIRNTTYDGFMNMAIDEAIMKSYKEKKVDPTIRFYTWKPACVSIGYFQKMEEEIDIDTCKRLGIDFVRRTTGGRAVLHDDELTYSIVIDENNPLMNGGIMQTYRYISEGLANGLEMSGVKIDPLTRAHKDIKSDKSSVCFNSKSHYEISINNKKVVGSAQTRKEGIILQHGSIVLDFDVDKLISTIKIDESKKEKLKRITLKKASGIENELGIKIDIDILEENIIKALEKHFNIEIYEDELSDYEMKLATQLYEKYSNDDWNKKR
- a CDS encoding radical SAM protein: MINLSYGSAIEIGLVNATMDINPTTAYIMIGNGCNNKCAFCSQSIESTSRKDKLSRVLWPKYNKDDILASLLNYRRGNIKRICVQAMGTNEALEMSKEFIRYIKASLEFPISLSAKVETEEEMKNLFDIGVDNVGLAIDAANKELYEKIKGNNFDEKVQFIKKMGNRYKDKISTHIIIGLGENHEDIFDLYKELIDNNVTVSLFAFTPIKGTKLENKKQPRIQDYRKVQLMTYLIKCGYKKEDFEFVNRELKNIKNIKRKENYDIKRGIPFLISGCKDCNRPYYNERPGGTIYNYSRELTDDECLKAISELGMNIEVR
- a CDS encoding radical SAM protein, translating into MKLEDKMVKALKVKENNFGKNIIFSYPNKTLAVTTTGNECSLKCAHCNGHYLKNMTDINEIDEKMKHRNVDSFLISGGCSFDGNVPIINHLEDIKNLKNKGYKINAHLGLMDEDDVKKISDYIDVASFDILLNNETIKNVYKIDKKKEDYIKSYEILKKHTRVVPHICIGMDSGQIKGEYDALEYLKTQNPDCITFIVLIPTKGTEFEKIQPPKIEDVIDVICEARIKFPNIHINLGCMRPRGQYRKQLDKMAILSGINNIVMPSKEAIKEAMKIKCNIQEFERCCVL
- the acsV gene encoding corrinoid activation/regeneration protein AcsV — translated: MIKVKFMPQNIEVVCKYKDNLLEVARKANIFIDAPCNGNVSCGKCKVKIINGRVDTKKTTHITDEEFDSGYVLACNSKVIEDIQVEVPSKLSSSMNKMKIEDSSSDVYKKLLENCKQLISKNHMEFKSYVRKNYVTIELPNLDDNISDFDRIKRHLRNTFGYEKVTCKIETIRKIPNILREGNFNVTITHIPKAGNTTNIVNIESGDTTDKFYGVALDIGTTSVAACIVDLYKGKIVAKASSGNAQIKYGADVINRIIYSTKKDGLEKLNKAIVHETINPILESMYNELGIDKNDITALVAGGNTTMTHLLLNVYPDYLRMEPYIPAFSKSPYIQAKELEIEINSDAYIYITPCVASYVGGDITAGVLSSGIWSSDENVLFIDLGTNGEIVFGNKDYLMTCACSAGPAFEGGEISCGMRASSGAIEKIRIDKDTLNPTLGIISNDKPQGICGSGIIDLIAEMLVNNIIDRRGKINENINSNRIRFDENEIGEYVLAFKEDYNIERDITITEVDIDSFIRAKGAVYSGIITLVESLGMDFDMIDKVLIAGGIGSSLNIEKSILIGMLPDVDKNKYSYIGNSSLMGCYLALTSEDARCKLEECSDSMTYVELSVYPSYMDEFISACFLPHTDIEKFPSVKASLGC
- the gcvH gene encoding glycine cleavage system protein GcvH, translating into MNYPSTLKYTKDHTWVKIEGNEAYIGITDYAQDQLGEILFVEMPEVEDEIEKGEEFGVVESSKVASDLLAPISGEVLEINEKLDDEPEYMNENAYDAWIVKIKIKDMSEVDELLDSNNYETALA
- the acsB gene encoding acetyl-CoA decarbonylase/synthase complex subunit alpha/beta; the encoded protein is MSLFKTIFTGSNQALEAATDFLNKSIEEKGLDHKVAFPDTAYSLPIIYAATGLKMESFADLQKALGVVKSLIGEEKENLENGLNAGLGTAVAAEVIEAIKYSTMDAPYEAPCAGHISDPIIRSLGVPLVTGDIPGVAVVLGECPDAETASKIIKDYQSKGLLTFLVGKVIDQAIEADVKMGLDLRVIPLGYDVTSVIHVVSVAVRAALIFGGLEPGDLEGLLDYTLNRVPAFVNAFGPLSELVVSCGAGAIALGFPVITDQDVFEVPTRLLTQKDYDKFVATSLEARGIKIKITEIPIPVSFAAAFEGERIRKGDMFAEFGGGKTESWELVMKRELSEVEDHKIEIIGPDIDTIQDAPGRLPLAVFVEIAGKNMQDDFEPVLERRIHYFMNYIEGVMHVGQRDITWIRIGKEANDKGFRLNHIGEVLYAKMHDEFESVVDKCQITIVTDPEKVSELKAKYAVAKYEARDSRLASLTDESVNEFYSCNLCQSFAPAHVCIVTPERQGLCGAVSWLDGKATKELDPTGPCQPVPKDGIEDEKLGVWSAVNETVAQISQGAVERVTLYSIMEDPMTSCGCFECICGIMPEANGLVIVNREHAGITPLGMTFGELASMTGGGVQTPGFMGHGRQFISSKKFVAAEEGNRRIVWMPKELKDYVSEKLNATIQELYGIENFTDMICDETIATESEDVLAFLEEKGHPALQMEEVM